In Anaerolineales bacterium, a genomic segment contains:
- a CDS encoding DegV family protein — translation MPELAIVTDSTAYIPADLIAKYKILVAPQIVIWDGEEMRDGVDIMPAEFYARLRTSKTMPTTSQATIATFQVIFEPLVARGVPILAILVSPHLSGTIQSAEQAKKVFPGARIEIVNSESVAMALGYQVLAAARAAEAGESFDNVLALAKRVKDLTGVVFLVDTLEFLHRGGRIGGASRFLGSALNLKPLLEVRAGRVEALEKVRTRGKARERLLEVIEERVRGKKVLRIATLHAAAAEDAEALLAEATKRLKPIEAHLTAVSPAVGTHAGPGTLGLAYCTEV, via the coding sequence ATGCCCGAGTTGGCCATTGTCACCGACAGTACGGCTTACATCCCGGCTGACCTCATCGCCAAGTACAAGATCCTCGTCGCCCCGCAGATCGTGATCTGGGACGGTGAGGAGATGCGCGACGGTGTGGACATCATGCCCGCCGAGTTCTACGCCCGCCTCAGAACCTCCAAGACGATGCCGACCACCTCTCAGGCGACGATCGCCACCTTCCAGGTGATCTTCGAGCCGCTGGTTGCGCGCGGCGTCCCCATCCTGGCGATATTGGTCTCTCCGCACCTCTCCGGGACGATTCAATCTGCCGAGCAGGCGAAGAAGGTGTTTCCCGGGGCGAGGATCGAGATCGTCAACTCGGAGAGCGTGGCCATGGCTCTGGGCTACCAGGTCCTGGCTGCGGCTCGGGCGGCGGAGGCCGGGGAGTCCTTCGACAACGTCCTGGCCCTCGCCAAGCGGGTGAAGGATCTCACCGGGGTGGTCTTCCTTGTCGACACGCTGGAATTCCTTCACCGAGGCGGGCGGATCGGCGGGGCATCCCGCTTTCTGGGCTCGGCGCTCAACCTCAAGCCGCTGCTTGAGGTTCGGGCCGGGCGGGTCGAGGCGCTCGAGAAAGTACGGACCCGGGGTAAGGCTCGCGAGCGGCTGTTGGAGGTCATTGAGGAGCGGGTCCGAGGGAAGAAGGTGCTTCGGATCGCGACGCTGCATGCAGCGGCGGCAGAGGATGCCGAGGCGCTGTTGGCCGAGGCGACCAAGAGGTTGAAGCCGATTGAGGCGCACCTGACAGCCGTCAGCCCCGCCGTGGGTACCCACGCCGGGCCCGGGACGCTCGGTCTGGCATACTGCACCGAAGTCTAG
- a CDS encoding PadR family transcriptional regulator — translation MDRELLLLGLLRQEEMHGYRLVGWVESDLRYCTDLKKPTVYFLLGKMEKAGWVARTRSRQGKRPPRWVYRITEAGEAQFQELLRTNLSTYKPSRFTGDVGLAFLSAVSAKEAAECLGGRRQQILAEQDSLRHAPFLFGSTEWVASHQRAHLEAEARWLDALLAALAGNPPWDVARPAAGPGRSH, via the coding sequence ATGGACCGCGAGTTGCTGCTGTTGGGCCTGCTGCGTCAGGAAGAGATGCACGGCTATCGTCTCGTGGGATGGGTCGAGTCTGACCTGCGTTACTGCACGGATCTGAAGAAGCCGACGGTGTACTTCTTGCTGGGGAAGATGGAGAAGGCTGGCTGGGTGGCGCGCACGCGCTCTCGCCAGGGCAAACGCCCGCCGCGCTGGGTCTACCGGATCACTGAAGCAGGCGAAGCCCAGTTCCAGGAGCTGCTCCGCACGAACCTCTCAACCTACAAGCCTTCCAGGTTCACCGGAGACGTCGGCCTGGCCTTCCTCTCCGCTGTATCGGCGAAGGAGGCCGCCGAGTGTCTGGGCGGCCGCCGGCAGCAGATCCTGGCGGAGCAGGATAGCCTGCGCCACGCGCCTTTCCTCTTCGGCTCGACCGAGTGGGTGGCTTCCCACCAACGGGCGCACCTTGAGGCTGAGGCTCGCTGGCTGGATGCTCTGCTCGCGGCCTTGGCCGGGAATCCACCATGGGACGTAGCCAGGCCGGCTGCCGGTCCAGGCAGATCGCACTGA